CCTATCTGATTTTGAGGCTGCTAAACAGGCAGATTTAGTACTTGCTAGAGATCACCTTATAACACGCTGTCAAGAACTTGATCTTCCCCATAAACCATTCGAAACATTTTATGACTGCTTAGAGGTTGTAAAAAAGCTTATAGAGGTTGAGCAGGGTATTCCCTTATCATAAGCTACTTAAATTTCTATATAACAAAGGGAGCTATGCTTATTATGCTAGCTCCCTTTATACATGTCATTATTGATTTCTTTGAAAATATCGCTTTCGACGTTCATACCAAAACATACAAATGATGAACCAAGTATACCCCATACTCCAGCCAGCCAACACATCGGAAGCAAAATGACGAGCACCAGCGACTCGAGACAAACCAATAAGAACAGTTAAAATGATTGCGCCAATCCAAAGCAAGATTTTACGTCCTTTACTATTGTTTTCCGATAAAATATAGGCTGTTGTGAATAAATATAAAATTCCCGTCATAGAATGTCCAGATGGAAAACTGAAAGAAGTAAGTTGTTCTTCGATTTCAGGACGTGGTCGTTGTACCCATTTTTTTAAAATTTGATTCAGTACATTACCACCCGCTATTGTTAATAAAACTAATAAAATACCTCGATAATTTTTTGCCTGCCAAGCTAAATAAACAATTAAAATAAGAGCTACAAAAACTACAAATGCAGGTTCGCCGATATAATGAAAAAATTCAATAAAACGATTCTCGAAAAAAAGCTCTGCCATTTTTGTATCAAAATTTTCAATCGACTGACTTTGAAAATTAGCCTGTAGCCAACAATAGATAATTAGTGTTAATAATGCTAATGGATA
This genomic stretch from Lysinibacillus pakistanensis harbors:
- a CDS encoding phosphatase PAP2 family protein, which produces MKTLVYPLALLTLIIYCWLQANFQSQSIENFDTKMAELFFENRFIEFFHYIGEPAFVVFVALILIVYLAWQAKNYRGILLVLLTIAGGNVLNQILKKWVQRPRPEIEEQLTSFSFPSGHSMTGILYLFTTAYILSENNSKGRKILLWIGAIILTVLIGLSRVAGARHFASDVLAGWSMGYTWFIICMFWYERRKRYFQRNQ